A single genomic interval of Coccidioides posadasii str. Silveira chromosome 1, complete sequence harbors:
- a CDS encoding uncharacterized protein (EggNog:ENOG410PHQI~COG:U~BUSCO:455at33183): protein MSAYQMSSEIPWQHDPYYDASPPRTPPRHVNYIDSQNGLLGTRSSFPETFLDDITPIDGNQHEDSGDDERDPHDLSLSPQHVTRTSVVDNMLLSLDQFSEANFHSLEEPHRSRSQDPDPYTLYSRYATAYFSRHRGHTFSSSLSSEIERFDDSGSRYCGQSARGRRSNSSSNFQSTIRRVDDVDSGTEKLSNRSRVFEAQRATMGKQSSRCLRNGSRSSDSSGLDITQMLAGSRIGRGRRSISFDYGADGPATIPVDNAMLLYDDINAAPTPNVPVGPRRSNSPAVKDYSNSQYVATGNGRTPALSRKNSTKSARSMYNRKGRSDTLGTTTIKGRPDDSRHLRDNRPDIPPMPPHARIPAPSPTIALHKPVQFPPPVESVTPPPKERYGFFRRVFGSYKSSSPPQPEKTQSYARDNEGFCRPRESQSAPNSSKGYPQHGQYGVGRDNTSIVTKKPSSFFRRRKKSSTDHVPPPLVIPNSNLKLVHAQGNVDAEPSPSGSLRELMKPYMTGASSPVVNESKMFTEPDAHLARLEIEPGNQHSVREAPRDMAGSKRPCTDGRSEFSHVNSTSNAKSGIDPNSALSNRGDSFLVDSSGNEGAPKQSPEDLSKRPKTSPVPETSLRNTMLTGNGSKQNSKVATRVDNKLSVSTGMHVREEARPKPVPSSDPKHEPTKPASLLEASVQSPPVSAATTVSTYQTALNTPLMSPAEDLNSNLGKMITTSPSPIEESVDQRREDAADIGTGGSPSAADRDQAQKLYDSVEDGQKAELTATWLGNPDRAGVRKAYLDLFDWSGMDILAAMRSLCSKMALKGETQQVDRVLDAFSSRWCECNPNHGFKATADIEQKMTRNQFIRNTMPTIERVVVDAAPDAFEGITSNKLHRPRSTDNSGSQPGRASTPYRERDDNETNIASNFLNTPQDNISKATAAANIPNINGGDISAASSIQLVNVPFRGTKKAWENQIESALKEFYNSIQKRRLPLRGAQAEPEEQQPSNNFLTLTSNVLRRTPSTLSRATTSDLFTRGRPTDHRLSTARWASKPRSRPRMYPPSTMTSSRTSLDDQSVWSPTASSTWSKASLGKTLTSMSVDSLGSEYPRGDYQQSIGFANALSHAIIREDSASCILGTEDSTRAESLLEDDTLELAGAPWAKEGSLKHKHHLDSVDKRAKDRNWNETFAVIQRGWMRLFSFNSLTKSTRLKPKQRQNGGIVVGGGNWMENAEETWKFLLRHTIASALPQPGYSKSRPYVWALSLPTGAVHLFQVGTPEIVKEFVSTANYWSARLSKEPMFGGISNIEYGWSDAVINHALPQPEDHKPTSSSGTRLSIQSSIRSSIDQQSVRPRLPADRIHISDWMPPQQSMIASTLTEREQLDALCSYVKYVEEELKRHNELRPAMVLAFTPRHPNATKSLANWERKSSYLLREIVKFRTYIDCLQAARVQKEKFDSSLRPEEQESKGEEQPETPHPTLGDITLAD from the exons ATGTCTGCATACCAAATGTCTTCCGAAATCCCTTGGCAACATGACCCTTATTACGATGCTTCCCCTCCACGCACCCCTCCCCGCCATGTCAATTACATAGATAGCCAGAATGGACTCCTAGGCACACGATCTTCCTTTCCGGAAACCTTTCTTGACGACATTACTCCAATCGACGGGAACCAACACGAAGACTCAGGAGATGACGAGAGAGATCCCCATGACCTTTCGTTATCTCCGCAGCACGTCACCAGAACTTCCGTCGTGGATAACATGCTCCTTTCATTAGATCAGTTTTCAGAGGCCAATTTCCATTCTTTGGAGGAACCACATCGCTCCCGGTCGCAAGACCCCGACCCCTATACCTTGTATTCCCGTTATGCGACTGCATACTTCAGTCGTCATCGTGGTCAcaccttctcttcttcccttTCTTCGGAAATAGAACGATTTGATGATAGCGGCAGCCGTTATTGTGGCCAATCTGCACGTGGACGTCGCAGCAATAGCAGCTCCAATTTCCAGTCCACGATCCGACGGGTTGATGATGTCGATAGCGGAACAGAAAAACTGAGCAATCGCAGCAGGGTCTTCGAGGCACAACGGGCGACAATGGGCAAGCAATCTTCCCGATGCTTGAGGAATGGAAGCCGCAGCAGCGATTCTTCCGGACTCGACATTACCCAAATGTTGGCGGGTAGTCGTATTGGTAGAGGAAGGCGTTCCATTAGTTTCGATTACGGCGCAGACGGCCCAGCGACAATACCGGTGGATAATGCCATGTTACTCTATGATGACATCAACGCCGCACCTACACCCAATGTGCCCGTGGGGCCACGAAGAAGCAATTCTCCTGCCGTTAAGGATTACTCCAATTCTCAATATGTGGCCACTGGGAACGGTCGGACTCCTGCTTTGTCTCGCAAGAACAGTACTAAGTCTGCGCGGAGCATGTACAACAGAAAGGGACGGTCTGACACCTTAGGAACGACCACTATCAAAGGACGGCCTGACGACAGTAGGCACCTTCGAGACAATCGCCCCGATATCCCTCCGATGCCGCCTCACGCCCGTATACCTGCCCCTAGCCCCACAATTGCACTCCACAAACCGGTTCAATTCCCCCCTCCCGTGGAATCTGTCACCCCACCGCCCAAAGAACGATACGGCTTCTTTCGACGAGTTTTTGGATCGTACAAGTCGTCGTCACCTCCTCAACCGGAGAAAACACAGAGTTACGCTCGGGATAATGAAGGTTTCTGTCGGCCCAGGGAATCACAGAGCGCTCCCAACAGTTCTAAGGGCTATCCTCAACATGGCCAATACGGCGTGGGTCGCGATAATACTTCAATCGTGACTAAAAAGCCATCATCTTTCTTCCGCCGACGAAAGAAATCCTCGACAGATCATGTTCCACCCCCGTTGGTTATACCTAATTCTAATCTGAAACTTGTTCATGCACAAGGAAACGTAGACGCGGAGCCGAGCCCGAGCGGTAGCCTCCGTGAGCTTATGAAGCCCTACATGACCGGGGCCTCTTCTCCTGTCGTTAACGAATCAAAAATGTTTACAGAACCTGATGCACATTTGGCTAGACTCGAAATTGAGCCCGGAAATCAACACTCCGTGAGAGAGGCACCAAGAGATATGGCTGGAAGCAAGCGTCCATGTACGGATGGTAGATCGGAATTTTCACATGTCAACAGCACTTCAAACGCAAAATCTGGCATTGATCCGAATTCCGCGCTCTCTAACCGCGGTGATTCTTTCTTGGTGGATAGCAGTGGGAATGAAGGCGCTCCCAAACAAAGCCCTGAGGATTTATCTAAACGACCTAAGACAAGCCCTGTTCCTGAGACATCGTTACGTAACACTATGTTAACTGGCAATGGAAGTAAACAGAACTCAAAGGTGGCTACTAGAGTTGACAACAAACTCTCTGTTAGCACGGGCATGCATGTGCGAGAGGAAGCCCGCCCTAAACCTGTCCCATCATCAGATCCAAAGCATGAGCCAACCAAGCCGGCGTCATTGCTCGAAGCGTCGGTCCAATCGCCTCCGGTTTCAGCAGCAACCACCGTCTCTACTTATCAGACTGCCTTGAATACACCCCTTATGAGTCCCGCTGAGGACCTCAATTCAAACCTCGGAAAAATGATAACGACGTCTCCCTCGCCGATTGAAGAAAGTGTGGATCAGAGACGGGAGGATGCGGCCGACATTGGCACCGGCGGAAGCCCCAGTGCCGCAGATCGGGACCAAGCTCAGAAGCTTTACGACTCGGTCGAGGATGGCCAGAAGGCTGAGCTTACAGCCACATGGCTTGGAAACCCTGACAGAGCTGGGGTCAGAAAGGCGTATCTAGATTTGTTTGATTGGTCGGGTATGGATATTTTGGCCGCCATGCGCAGCTTATGCTCGAAGATGGCTCTAAAGGGCGAAACACAACAAGTCGATCGGGTCCTCGATGCATTTTCATCTCGTTGGTGTGAATGCAATCCAAACCATGGATTCAAAGCAACAG CCGACATTGAACAAAAGATGACACGGAACCAGTTCATTCGTAATACCATGCCCACGATTGAGAGAGTCGTGGTGGATGCGGCGCCTGACGCATTTGAGGGCATCACCTCCAACAAACTCCACCGGCCTCGAAGCACTGACAATAGTGGGTCACAGCCGGGGAGGGCTTCAACCCCCTATCGTGAGAGGGATGACAACGAAACGAACATTGCGTCAAACTTCCTAAACACTCCACAAGATAATATTTCAAAAGCGACCGCTGCAGCTAACATCCCTAATATCAATGGTGGTGATATCTCAGCTGCTAGTTCTATCCAACTTGTGAATGTTCCATTCCGAGGCACGAAAAAGGCGTGGGAAAATCAGATCGAATCGGCTCTCAAGGAGTTCTACAATTCCATCCAGAAGCGGCGGCTTCCATTGCGCGGAGCCCAGGCGGAGCCTGAGGAACAGCAGCCTTCCAATAATTTCCTAACGCTTACAAGCAACGTGTTACGAAGGACACCAAGTACCCTAAGCAGAGCCACTACATCAGATCTTTTTACCCGTGGTCGCCCCACGGATCATCGGTTGTCCACGGCTCGATGGGCATCCAAACCAAGGTCACGACCGCGCATGTATCCGCCATCTACGATGACGTCCAGTCGCACTAGTTTAGATGATCAATCAGTTTGGTCACCAACGGCATCCAGCACATGGAGCAAGGCCTCCTTGGGTAAAACACTAACGTCTATGTCGGTCGATTCTTTAGGTTCTGAGTACCCGCGAGGTGACTATCAGCAGTCGATTGGATTTGCAAATGCATTGAGCCATGCTATCATCAGGGAGGATTCTGCTAGCTGCATTCTTGGAACGGAAGACTCTACGCGTGCGGAATCCTTACTCGAGGATGACACGTTAGAGCTAGCTGGAGCACCGTGGGCGAAGGAGGGGAGCTTGAAACATAAACACCACCTTGACTCTGTCGATAAACGAGCGAAGGATAGGAACTGGAATGAAACTTTCGCGGTCATTCAGCGAGGGTGGATGCGGTTGTTTTCTTTTAATTCGTTAACCAAGTCGACGCGGCTGAAGCCTAAGCAGAGACAAAACGGTGGTATCGTCGTTGGCGGAGGGAATTGGATGGAGAATGCAGAGGAAACATGGAAATTCCTCTTGCGCCATACGATAGCCAGCGCATTGCCGCAGCCCGGATACTCCAAGTCCCGACCTTATGTTTGGGCGTTGAGTCTCCCTACTGGAGCAGTCCACTTATTCCAAGTTGGCACACCAGAAATTGTCAAGGAGTTCGTTTCCACGGCAAACTACTGGAGCGCCAGACTCTCTAAAGAGCCTATGTTCGGTGGAATCAGCAACATCGAGTACGGCTGGAGTGATGCCGTCATAAATCATGCTCTGCCTCAACCCGAGGACCATAAACCCACGAGCTCCTCTGGAACTCGACTCAGTATTCAGAGCTCCATTCGGAGCTCGATCGATCAACAAAGCGTTCGCCCACGGCTTCCTGCTGATAGAATTCACATCAGTGATTGGATGCCACCGCAACAAAGCATGATTGCATCAACCCTTACCGAAAGAGAGCAGCTTGATGCACTCTGTTCTTACGTAAAATACGTGGAAGAAGAGCTGAAACGCCATAATGAGCTTCGACCAGCCATGGTGCTTGCCTTTACGCCTCGACACCCGAATGCAACTAAGTCGCTTGCTAATTGGGAACGCAAGTCGTCCTATCTCCTTCGGGAGATTGTCAAGTTCCGGACATATATTGATTGTTTACAAGCTGCCCGGGttcaaaaagagaaattTGATAGTTCCCTTCGTCCAGAAGAACAGGAATCCAAAGGAGAGGAGCAACCCGAGACTCCTCATCCTACATTAGGCGACATCACGCTGGCCGACTAA
- a CDS encoding uncharacterized protein (EggNog:ENOG410Q540~COG:S~TransMembrane:5 (o39-58i65-90o149-168i180-203o215-237i)), translating to MAAQPILAGHLRQIETPPYGYQGFSGETKNTWHRPDPSFTYLLSFFLLLTALAWGLAYRPSFSSIIRLAASFIFIHFIGSSLLISALAYFSMGRIFGPSGPASSLIEWRGMRSGLGRVRRRGAAQGLFAQPGEKEQVEFGYCFDVSNRAFFPLYLHLYVIQFLLLPLLTRKSDSSPSFLATLLGNTLYLSAFTYYIYITFLGYNALPFLHHTELLLLPILILAILWFVSLILGWGIVGQGGAVAGLFWGI from the exons ATGGCGGCCCAGCCAATTTTGGCGGGACATCTCCGCCAAATCGAAACACCTCCATACGGTTACCAAGGTTTTTCCGGAG AAACAAAGAATACCTGGCACAGACCTGACCCGTCCTTCACGTATCTTCTCtccttctttctccttcttACCGCTCTCGCCTGGGGCCTCGCATACCGACCGAGCTTTAGTTCCATTATTCGGCTCGCTGCTTCTTTCATATTTATCCACTTTATCGGCTCCTCCCTTCTTATTTCCGCGTTGGCGTACTTTTCTATGGGAAGAATATTTGGACCCAGTGGTCCAGCATCCTCCCTCATCGAATGGCGGGGAATGAGGTCTGGTCTAGGCCGAGTACGGCGTCGGGGAGCTGCTCAGGGGCTGTTTGCACAGCCCGGGGAAAAAGAGCAGGTCGAGTTTGGATATTGTTTTGAT GTCTCCAATCGCGCATTTTTCCCTCTATATCTTCACTTATACGTGATCCAATTCCTGCTTCTCCCACTATTGACTCGGAAATCCGATTCCTCTCCAAGTTTCCTTGCTACACTCCTTGGAAACACCCTCTACCTCTCTGCGTTTACGTATTACATTTATATAACATTTCTTGGCTATAACGCTTTACCGTTCCTCCACCACACAGAGCTTCTACTACTGCCAATCCTCATTCTTGCTATACTCTGGTTTGTCAGTTTGATCCTGGGTTGGGGAATCGTGGGCCAAGGGGGTGCAGTAGCGGGATTGTTTTGGGGTATTTAG
- a CDS encoding uncharacterized protein (EggNog:ENOG410PSWB), producing the protein MAYPPSIPARSTFISFLRCLQYHSKPITSFRSTLSRRIINPRGHRISEDCYTVTLPNTTAIFIASADSAGPLSQNVGTESKPIAQFSDEELLARFTRGFFGGNIFAPERFILGIGGAKMFQAQFDGYQQRFEHGHSVGGIDVLKPSDIPKDKLLPINSKIYGGFLVIDSHILPTSSTPSQGSTNELETLYSYIDIGFGLGDFGGAHRFSVHRQCPHEPQKQANWISSEKDREVITFSLSHFTCNPNRAEDTLATVRYLNWFHQLYAKVLFADALKGVMGYY; encoded by the exons ATGGCATATCCACCTTCGATCCCCGCGCGGTCAACATTCATTTCTTTCCTGAGGTGTCTCCAATACCATTCCAAGCCGATCACCTCATTCCGGTCCACCTTGTCTAGACGGATCATAAATCCGCGGGGCCACCGCATTTCAGAAGATTGCTATACGGTTACATTGCCAAATACCACTGCGATTTTTATTGCTTCTGCAGATTCAGCGGGTCCGCTATCACAAAACGTTGGAACAGAATCAAAGCCGATTGCGCAATTTAGTGATGAGGAGCTCCTTGCAAGGTTCACCCGCGGGTTTTTCGGAGGGAATATCTTCGCGCCCGAGAGGTTTATTTTGGGAATCGGTGGTGCGAAGATGTTCCAGGCCCAATTCGATG GATATCAGCAGCGCTTCGAACATGGGCATAGTGTTGGCGGGATAGACGTACTAAAACCTTCCGACATTCCAAAAGACAAGCTGTTACCAATCAACTCAAAGATCTACGGAGGATTTCTCGTTATTGACTCTCACATACTTCCGACTTCCTCGACACCTTCTCAAGGCTCAACCAACGAGTTGGAGACACTTTATTCATATATCGACATTGGCTTTGGCCTTGGTGACTTTGGGGGCGCCCATCGCTTCTCGGTACATCGACAATGCCCGCACGAGCCCCAAAAACAAGCCAACTGGATATCTAGTGAAAAGGATCGGGAAGTGATAACCTTCAGTTTGTCTCATTTCACTTGCAACCCGAATCGGGCAGAAGACACCCTTGCGACGGTACGGTATTTGAATTGGTTCCATCAGTTGTACGCGAAGGTACTATTCGCAGATGCATTGAAAGGTGTCATGGGCTACTATTGA
- a CDS encoding uncharacterized protein (EggNog:ENOG410PPX8~COG:S~BUSCO:16343at33183): MAPRGRGGKFSKPTRGGGKHFSRDVQPLDKDGNPIGMWRDPDDDPLSSEEEEESESEEESEDEAGPSRSIPEEMTREQRKAAAKARKEAAIARKNQVAAAPGDLPPSESEEEFDDDMPANPNHTAKSRSQAANAANGIPTPGAPGELSRREREAIEAQQARERYMKLHAEGKTEQARADLARLALVKERREAEKARKQAEKDEREEREREKAEQKAREAKLREAAMGSGARGRGGKKTAGRSK; this comes from the exons ATGGCTCCCCGTGGCCGTGGAGGAAAATTCAGTAAACCTACTCGTGGAG GCGGAAAGCATTTCAGCCGTGATGTTCAGCCTTTAGACAAAGACGGAAATCCTATTGGCATGTGGAGG GATCCCGATGACGACCCTCTCTCCtccgaagaggaagaagagtcTGAGTCAGAAGAGGAATCTGAGGATGAGGCCGGTCCATCTCGGTCTATTCCTGAAGAAATGACCCGTGAGCAGCGTAAAGCGGCCGCAAAAGCTCGAAAAGAAGCTGCCATAGCCAGGAAGAACCAAGTAGCGGCAGCTCCAGGAGATCTCCCACCATCCGAGAGCGAGGAGGAATTCGACGATGACATGCCGGCAAATCCTAATCATACTGCGAAATCGCGCTCGCAGGCAGCGAATGCTGCAAATGGAATACCTACTCCGGGGGCTCCTGGAGAGCTGTCTCGCCGCGAGCGCGAAGCTATCGAGGCTCAACAAGCTCGGGAGCGATATATGAAGTTGCACGCAGAAGGGAAGACAGAGCAGGCTCGTGCTGACTTAGCGCGGCTAGCTCTTGTTAAAGAGCGCCGTGAGGCAGAAAAAGCACGAAAGCAGGCAGAAAAGGATGAGCGTGAAGAACGCGAGCGTGAGAAGGCAGAGCAAAAGGCCAGAGAGGCCAAGCTGCGTGAAGCAGCCATGGGCTCTGGTGCCAGAGGTAGAGGAGGTAAGAAGACTGCTGGAAGGAGCAAATGA
- a CDS encoding uncharacterized protein (EggNog:ENOG410Q5BK), with the protein MATASEFTSPRELDLPNFSTVASSVSRMEHRVLTCNPGMPGGLFPSRDSKVGKFDVFPVELIFKIFANLDFASLIKFKKANYAAFALVSAYLPFEVAMKHSSETLRAIQSVGTLKFVNASELFEVMRSTRCSQCGNTGPFLFIPLLKRTCWKCIPTFRIYKVSSVKRCFGLDDSHFRNVATFRTIPGTYGVPLRQYDVIQHLISEPGAQQARLEAGHFDQMQSDRRTSLALALSQYQGYLRSARANLYDLSALPQGGTPTRGPRTWEASINEDTHQYTYLLTTILPFANLAERTIQHPRYCAGCLYERHIFKTQVKRTMSNEVEAERMEIDTLFKASRAWLAKDLVDHLAPTSITKFQAGKTSNTRTRYAMHACKRKEEINRTFEGSSADKAYALPSGYLE; encoded by the exons ATGGCAACGGCTTCTGAGTTCACTTCTCCTCGAGAACTCGACCTTCCAAATTTCTCCACCGTCGCCAGTTCGGTGTCCCGCATGGAGCATCGTGTCCTCACTTGCAATCCCGGCATGCCTGGAGGCTTGTTTCCTTCGAGGGATTCAAAGGTGGGGAAATTTGATGTATTTCCTGTTGAACTCATCTTCAAGATTTTCGCAAATCTCGACTTTGCTTCCCTAATCAAGTTTAAAAAGGCCAACTACGCAGCGTTTGCATTAGTTTCAGCCTATCTACCGTTCGAGGTCGCAATGAAACATAGCTCTGAAACCCTTAGAGCCATCCAATCTGTTGGAACCTTGAAATTTGTGAATGCTTCAGAGCTTTTCGAAGTCATGCGGTCGACTAGATGCTCTCAATGTGGGAACACTGGCCCGTTTTTATTTATTCCTCTTCTAAAACGGACCTGTTGGAAATGCATTCCTACATTCCGAATCTACAAAGTTAGCAGCGTTAAAAGATGTTTTGGCCTTGATGATTCACACTTTCGCAACGTTGCAACATTCCGAACCATCCCAGGGACCTACGGGGTGCCACTTAGACAATACGATGTGATCCAGCACTTGATCTCAGAGCCCGGTGCCCAGCAAGCTCGGTTGGAAGCTGGTCATTTTGATCAGATGCAGAGTGACCGCCGAACGTCTCTGGCTCTTGCTTTGTCTCAATATCAGGGATACCTTCGCAGTGCACGAGCCAATCTGTACGATCTGTCTGCTCTTCCACAGGGAGGTACCCCTACTCGCGGACCTAGAACCTGGGAAGCAAGTATTAACGAGGATACTCATCAGTATACTTACCTCCTAACCACCATTCTGCCCTTTGCAAACCTTGCCGAGAGGACCATACAGCACCCTAGATACTGTGCCGGATGTCTCTACGAAAGGCATATCTTTAAGACCCAGGTCAAGCGAACAATGTCAAACGAAGTTGAGGCAGAAAGGATGGAGATTGATACATTGTTCAAGGCCAGTAGAGCTTGGCTAGCTAAGGACCTTGTGGACCATCTTGCG CCAACGTCTATCACTAAATTTCAAGCAGGCAAAACGTCTAACACCCGAACTCGCTACGCCATGCATGCATGTAAAAGGAAAGAAGAGATAAACCGAACTTTTGAAGGCAGCTCAGCAGACAAGGCATATGCCTTGCCCTCCGGCTACCTTGAGTAA